In Cucurbita pepo subsp. pepo cultivar mu-cu-16 chromosome LG04, ASM280686v2, whole genome shotgun sequence, the following are encoded in one genomic region:
- the LOC111793742 gene encoding putative invertase inhibitor yields MVQETCKKCAATTPNLSYAFCVSSLESDDRSRSANLHRLGLISMDLLRHNLTSTRREVKKLLRNKTLDGFVKARLDDCLELYSDAIPTLKECKREYKQKRFNDANVKVSSIMEAPSTCEDGFHEKQGVVSPLTKNNKNVFQLAALTLSIVNMNMHLQ; encoded by the coding sequence ATGGTTCAAGAAACATGCAAGAAATGTGCAGCCACCACTCCAAATCTCAGCTACGCCTTCTGTGTTTCGTCTTTAGAATCCGATGATCGGAGCCGCTCGGCAAATCTCCACAGACTTGGGCTCATCTCCATGGATCTACTGCGCCACAACTTAACCAGCACACGACGTGAAGTCAAGAAGCTTTTGAGGAACAAGACATTGGATGGGTTCGTTAAGGCGCGTTTAGATGATTGTTTGGAGCTTTATTCTGATGCGATTCCGACGCTAAAAGAATGTAAAAGGGAGTATAAACAGAAGCGTTTTAATGATGCAAATGTGAAGGTTAGTTCAATCATGGAAGCTCCTTCAACTTGTGAAGATGGGTTTCATGAAAAACAAGGCGTGGTTTCACCGTTGACTAAGAATAATAAGAATGTTTTTCAGTTAGCTGCGTTGACTCTCTCCATCGTCAACATGAACATGCATcttcaatga
- the LOC111792257 gene encoding uncharacterized protein LOC111792257, which produces MATTDVIGGEGSSSSSSSSKSRRKAIWYSQPLTPLMEGPAPQFQDQEPNKKDSVSNWEFFRDWFKIQRNLPSLPPSTSFTNSSSNVPNSKYSLDLKLLLGVLACPLAPIPLHSAPHPHFPRDDADTPLETSVAHYIIQQYLAATGCLKQQKCAKNMYATGSVKMIRCETEVSSGKTVKTVGTRIEDNGCFVLWQMMPAMWSLELVVGGSKVVAGSDGKTVWRHTPWLGTHAAKGPQRPLRRIVQGLDPKSTARLFEKAQCLGEKRIGDNDCFVLKVSAEREAVMERNEGPAEVIRHVLYGYFCQKSGVLVYLEDSHLTRVQTEGDAVYWETTIGSCIGDYRDVDGVLIAHRGRSIATVFKFGEMSAQFSRTRMEEVWSIDDVMFNVAGLSMDYFIPPADTFDTIHSHSHSHSHSQSHSP; this is translated from the exons ATGGCGACGACGGATGTGATTGGCGGCGAgggttcatcttcatcttcttcttcatctaaGTCGAGGAGAAAGGCGATTTGGTACTCACAGCCGCTGACTCCATTGATGGAAGGGCCTGCTCCACAATTCCAAGATCAAGAACCTAACAAGAAAGACTCTGTTTCGAATTGGGAATTCTTCCGCGACTGGTTCAAGATCCAGCGCAACCTCCCCTCTCTCCCTCCTTCCACTTCCTTCACCAATAGTTCTAGTAATGTTCCCAATTCCAAATACTCCCTGGATTTGAAGCTTCTGCTTGGCGTCCTCGCCTGCCCACTCGCTCCCATTCCCCTTCACTCCGCTCCACACCCCCATTTCCCACGCGACGATGCCGATACCCCTCTT GAAACGTCTGTGGCTCATTACATTATACAACAATACTTGGCTGCCACCGGATGTCTCAAACAGCAAAAGTGTGCCAAGAACATGTACGCCACCGGAAGCGTCAAGATGATTCGCTGCGAAACAGAGGTTTCTTCAGGCAAAACTGTCAAGACCGTCGGGACAAGAATTGAGGACAATGGCTGTTTTGTTCTTTGGCAAATGATGCCGGCGATGTGGTCCCTCGAATTGGTCGTCGGAGGTAGTAAGGTGGTTGCCGGCAGCGACGGCAAGACCGTCTGGCGTCACACTCCTTGGCTCGGCACCCACGCCGCCAAAGGCCCCCAACGACCTCTCCGCCGCATCGTTCAG GGGCTGGACCCAAAGAGCACGGCGAGGCTGTTCGAGAAAGCACAATGCCTTGGGGAGAAGCGGATCGGGGACAACGATTGCTTCGTGCTGAAAGTGTCGGCGGAGCGGGAGGCTGTGATGGAGAGGAACGAGGGGCCTGCGGAAGTGATAAGGCATGTGCTTTACGGCTACTTTTGCCAGAAGAGCGGAGTGCTTGTGTACTTGGAGGACTCTCACCTGACCAGAGTCCAGACGGAAGGCGACGCCGTCTACTGGGAAACCACCATCGGAAGCTGCATCGGAGACTACAGGGATGTGGACGGGGTCCTCATCGCTCATCGGGGCAGGTCCATTGCCACCGTCTTCAAGTTTGGGGAAATGTCAGCTCAATTCAGCAGAACCCGGATGGAAGAGGTTTGGAGCATTGACGATGTGATGTTCAATGTCGCTGGCCTCAGCATGGATTACTTCATTCCTCCCGCTGATACTTTTGATACCATTCATTCTCATTCACACTCTCATTCGCACTCTCAGTCTCATTCTCCATGA
- the LOC111793371 gene encoding dnaJ homolog subfamily C member 16, with protein sequence MASTIKAYSVPLILFSVAVFYQLVVIPTSFPTSHYDVLGIKRYSPVDEVKEAYEKLSAKWDPGLEVPKAVDFIKVQYAYELLKNNLWKRNYDLFGIDEQQGVLEKVKVQYAGKKFSEISLPLLDEVALSEFHLQSLQLLISFFXQDQNSLGSKFLVVDFFFQLYSFGSKLCAQFSDVWKRIVTLLDGVANTAVVELGEAQLAAYFAEKKPTGQPFFRNGLPSLVAFPLGCKSVDCINRFGGELSADDITDWVATTILHLPRILYYSKDTLGQNFLAKSSPHKVKVIIFSETGERAVPFIRQTAKNYWDSVSFAFVLWREEDSSVWLDAFGVEVAPAMIFLKDPGVKPIVHHGSINSTSFVQLIEQNKQQAIPQLRSRTSMELGCDARGYSRAGSDTSTWYCAIIAGRLGTELNKMRETIRRVKETLTTDSEAYEADEGPMVSPAAVALKGKRLSFTWLDGEAQKKYCFFYISSESSYETCGPRRDLSDVPQLFIVRYKRDATKAKEIKPKSVFDTSSEDLDLAAQLVALYNGSSEISEIVQWISKIIDDGDSKDLPFYRVKSPELVLEDPEPMRFGHAGSSFINNVLKWIAHIKVAVYDRLDDPRIGPVFFLASLLSFGTIWLRKSQPTLPSQPARQPDLPNESTKPSQPSAKGGSKARRRNRSRTASKGDIPPSITDFEPPNAYQMPQLSGSDSE encoded by the exons ATGGCCTCGACAATCAAAGCCTACTCCGTGCCGTTGATTCTCTTTTCCGTAGCCGTGTTTTATCAGCTTGTTGTTATTCCTACCTCCTTCCCTACCTCACATTACGACG TTTTGGGAATTAAGAGGTATAGTCCCGTTGATGAAGTGAAAGAAGCATACGAAAAGCTCTCAGCCAAGTG GGATCCAGGACTTGAAGTTCCCAAGGCTGTCGATTTTATAAAG GTTCAATATGCTTATGAATTgctaaaaaacaatttatggAAACGTAATTATGATCTTTTTGGCATCGATGAACAACAG GGTGTTCTTGAAAAGGTCAAAGTGCAATATGCAGGAAAAAAGTTTTCAGAAATAAGTCTTCCATTGTTAGATGAAGTTGCTTTAAGTGAGTTCCATTTACAATCATTACAGCTTCTAATAAGTTTTTTTCNACAAGATCAA AATAGCTTGGGATCTAAATTTCttgttgttgattttttttttcagttgtATTCATTTGGAAGCAAACTCTGCGCCCAATTTTCTGATGTTTGGAAAAGAATTG TTACTTTGCTGGATGGAGTTGCTAATACTGCAGTAGTGGAGCTTGGTGAAGCTCAACTTGCTGCTTACTTTGCAGAGAAAAAGCCTACTGGACAACCGTTCTTTAGGAACG GACTACCATCACTTGTTGCTTTTCCACTCGGTTGTAAATCAGTTGATTGCATTAATAG GTTCGGTGGGGAGCTTTCTGCTGATGATATTACAGATTGGGTTGCAACAACTATACTGCATCTACCTCGAATTCTTTACTACTCAAAGGACACATTG GGACAAAACTTTTTGGCAAAGAGTAGTCCCCATAAG GTCaaagttattattttctcaGAAACTGGAGAACGTGCTGTACCATTCATACGTCAAACTGCTAAGAACTACTGGGATTCAGTTTCATTTGCCTTTGTGCTTTGGCGAGAAGAGGATTCATCTGTCTGGTTGGATGC GTTTGGGGTGGAAGTTGCACCTGCTATGATATTCTTGAAAGATCCAGGGGTGAAGCCTATTGTGCACCATG GCTCTATCAACAGTACCTCGTTTGTACAGCTTATTGAACAGAATAAACAACAAG CAATTCCTCAATTAAGAAGTCGGACATCAATGGAGCTGGGATGCGATGCTCGTGGTTATTCTCGTGCTGGATCTGACACATCGACGTGGTACTGTGCTATTATAGCTGGAAGACTGGGTACAGAACTCAACAAAATGCGTGAA ACCATACGCAGGGTTAAAGAAACTTTAACTACTGATAGTGAAGCTTACGAAGCTGATGAAGGCCCAATGGTATCTCCAGCTGCAGTTGCACTAAAAGGCAAACGTTTGTCCTTCACTTGGCTTGATGGTGAAGCCCAAAAG aaatattgtttcttttacATCAGTTCCGAATCTAGCTATGAAACTTGTGGACCAAGGAGAGATCTCAGTGATGTGCCTCAATTATTTATTGTGCGGTATAAAAGGGATGCGACTAAAGCAAAGGAGATAAAGCCAAAAAGTGTATTTGATACATCGTCCGAGGATCTGGATCTCGCCGCACAGCTCGTGGCCCTTTACAATGGTTCATCTGAGATTTCAGAG ATTGTTCAGTGGATCTCTAAAATAATCGACGATGGCGATTCAAAGGATCTACCCTTTTAT AGAGTGAAGTCTCCTGAACTCGTTCTTGAAGATCCGGAGCCAATGAGGTTTGGACATGCTGGGAGTAgttttataaacaatgtgtTGAAGTGGATTGCACACATCAAAGTTGCAGTCTATGACCGTCTAGACGACCCAAGAATTGGCCCAGTCTTTTTTCTTGCTTCACTATTGTCCTTCGGCACAATATGGCTGAGGAAGTCTCAACCCACCCTCCCATCGCAACCAGCTAGGCAACCAGACCTCCCAAATGAATCCACTAAACCAAGTCAACCATCTGCTAAG GGAGGAAGCAAAGCTAGAAGAAGAAACCGTTCAAGAACCGCATCAAAAGGTGACATACCCCCTTCCATCACTGATTTTGAGCCTCCAAATGCTTATCAGATGCCACAACTTTCAGGTTCTGATTCTGAATAG
- the LOC111793381 gene encoding NAC domain-containing protein 100-like has translation MAEHGVRAVNEEHHLELPPGFRFHPTDEELISHYLFDKVMNSGFSCRAIGDVDLNKSEPWDLPWKAKMGEKEWYFFCVRDRKYPTGLRTNRATESGYWKATGKDKDIYRGKSLVGMKKTLVFYRGRAPKGEKSDWVMHEYRLEGKLSALNLPKTAKNEWVICRVFQKNANGKKVDISGISKFGHSILPPLTDSSRFKGEIKRDVQTVSNVPCFSTAMDSQRKLEPMASLSSSSSSFPVIPNPQTNSVYSAPNLQFPDCVLLQEHQSLLRTLLQTVNGGNPREPFKTERDKISCISQETCLTTDINNEISSVFPNLEMGRRLFDNSQEAPPCSMAPFDLDGFWN, from the exons ATGGCCGAACATGGAGTTAGAGCTGTCAATGAAGAACATCACTTGGAATTGCCTCCTGGCTTTCGCTTTCACCCCACCGATGAAGAGCTTATTTCCCATTACCTCTTCGACAAGGTTATGAACAGCGGTTTCTCTTGCAGAGCCATTGGAGATGTCGATCTTAACAAATCCGAGCCTTGGGATTTGCCTT GGAAGGCCAAAATGGGAGAAAAGGAATGGTATTTTTTCTGTGTCAGAGATAGAAAATACCCAACTGGCCTGCGGACGAACAGAGCTACTGAATCTGGCTACTGGAAAGCCACAGGGAAAGATAAAGATATTTACAGAGGTAAATCCCTTGTGGGTATGAAGAAAACTCTGGTTTTTTACAGAGGAAGAGCTCCAAAAGGTGAAAAATCTGATTGGGTTATGCATGAATATCGATTAGAGGGTAAACTCTCTGCTTTAAACCTCCCCAAAACTGCCAAG AACGAGTGGGTGATTTGCAGAGTGTTTCAGAAGAATGCAAACGGGAAAAAGGTGGATATCTCTGGGATATCAAAATTTGGCCATTCGATCCTTCCTCCGTTAACAGATTCATCACGGTTTAAAGGAGAAATCAAACGTGATGTTCAAACGGTCAGTAACGTGCCCTGCTTCTCCACCGCCATGGATTCTCAAAGAAAGCTCGAACCAATGGcttctttgtcttcttcttcttcttcgttccCTGTAATCCCCAACCCACAAACGAATTCAGTGTATTCAGCGCCAAATCTGCAGTTCCCTGACTGTGTTCTTTTGCAAGAACATCAATCCCTTCTCAGAACTTTGCTCCAGACCGTCAATGGCGGAAACCCAAGAGAACCATTCAAAACAGAGAGGGACAAAATCAGCTGCATCTCGCAAGAAACATGCCTGACGACCGACATAAACAACGAAATCTCATCGGTTTTTCCGAATCTCGAAATGGGTCGAAGGCTGTTTGACAATTCTCAAGAAGCTCCCCCGTGTTCTATGGCGCCGTTTGACCTTGACGGCTTCTGGAACTAG